The DNA region CCGGGTTATTTATCGTCCATCTTTGCTGAAGATTGTGGCCGAATTTCAGCGCTCTCTTCGGCGTTGGGGGGTTCTGGAATACTGCCGGGCGTGAACACGTGAGTCAGCAAGTCTTTGGCATCGATGTCGACGACCCCCTGAACCGAACGGGCCAGAGCTACAGCCTGCTCACACTGTTTATGGGTGTTGACGCGACCGCTCAATGCCACCGTGCCCCCGTGGGTTTTGACATGGATTTGCAGCCCAAGGCTTGGTTCAGCCATTGCCAGGGCTGACTTCACCCTCGCGGTAATCCACGTGTCGTGAACGCCCCTTTCCAGATCATGAGAGTATTGTTGAAAGGAATGAAGTTTCATGGTGTAACCCTCTCTCCGTCATCAGATGCACGGCCCGTCCATTGGCTGTGCAGCCTTCTGACTCTCAGGCGAGCGTTATGGACATCTGATTCGTTTTGGAGTGCTCGCCGCGCCCCTACAGACGCACATTAAGTATAGTGCGGCCGTTGGCTGGGGTCGTGGTGCTGGATCAGCGTTTGACCGACAGATCCGTCTGGGTCATGCGACTGCGGATCGTGAACACCCCATCTCCCGAGAGAATCGCGCTGCGAGCAAACAGACGACCGCTCTCCCAGTTCGAAAGACCCAGTTCCGGCTTGTTCAGCGCGTACTGTCC from Pseudomonas sp. ACM7 includes:
- a CDS encoding BON domain-containing protein — protein: MKLHSFQQYSHDLERGVHDTWITARVKSALAMAEPSLGLQIHVKTHGGTVALSGRVNTHKQCEQAVALARSVQGVVDIDAKDLLTHVFTPGSIPEPPNAEESAEIRPQSSAKMDDK